AGGCGAGCAGCGTGAGCGCGAGCGACGGCGTGGCCTCGAGGTCGAACGCCTCGAGCCGGAACGCCATGCTGACGAGCGTCAACCCCCACAGCCCGGCCACCAGCGCGAGCGCGATCCCGAACGCCCGCGCGCTCGCCATCGTCTTGAGGCCTGCGGAGAACCGCACCCAGTTGGTCCAGAGGAACGCCTGGATCGGGCCCTTGGCTTCGCCGTCTGCCTCGCGCCACCTGCGGCGGGCGAGCATCACCACGACGGCGAGCCCGAGCACGACCACCCCTGCCGTGCCGAGCGCCGCGTTCCGCAAGGCGCCGGGGAGCGGGGCGAACTGGAGCGCGGCCAGCGCGATCGCGGCGACCATGCCCATGTCGAGCATCCGCTCGAGCGCGAGCGAGCCCACGACCGACGAGAAGGGGATGCCGCTGCCCTTGTGGACGGCCGCGCTGCGCGCCATCTCGCCCGCGCGGAACGGCAGGACGTTGTTGGCCAGGAAGCCGACGCAGATGTAGCGGTACGCGCCGAGAAAGTCGATCCGGCCGAGCGGCATGAGGAGGTGGCGCAGGAGGAGAGAGCGCAGCACCACGGTGCCGGCCCAGTACACGAGGATCGTCCCCGCGAGCGGCAGGAACCGGATGCGAGACGCCGACTCGAGCAGCGCGTCGAGATCGAAGTCGCGGTAGACGTACGCGAGCCCGGCGATCGAGAGCGCTACCCCCAGGACCGGTATGATGAAGCGGGTCGGGCGCTTCGAGCCCCGCGTCACAGGTGCCAAGTCGCTCTCCTCGGGGCGCCGCGTGAAGGGCGGAGCGCTGCTTGAATGCCCATCGGTGTTGCCCTATCATCCCATCGATGAAAGGCCAACACCAACCGAATTTCGACGTCGCGGTCGTCGGCGGCGGGAGCATGGGGACCGCCCTCGCGAAGCTCCTCGGCGACGGCGGCCGGCGCGTGGCGATGTGGGTCTACGAGGCCGAGCTCGCCGACAGGATCAACGAGACCCGCGCGAACGAGCTGTTCCTCCCGGGAGCGAAGCTGCCCGAGACCGTCGTCGCGACGAGCTCGCTCGAGCGCGCGCTCGACGGCGTCGGCACGGTGCTGAGCGTCATGCCCGCCCAGTTCGTGCGGAGCGTCTGGGCCGCCGGCGCGAGGCACCTCGCCGAGGGCGCCTCGGTCGTGAGCGCGTCCAAGGGCGTCGAGACCGGCTCGGCGCAGCTCATGTCGGAGGTGCTCGCCGAGGCGTTGCCCGGAGCGGCCGGGAGGCTCGCCTTCCTGTCGGGCCCGAGCTTCGCCAAGGAGATCGCGGCGGGTCAGCCGACCGCCGTCGTGATCGCCTCGGCGAACGCCGACCTGGCCGTGCGGATCCAGCAGCTCGTATCGACCGCGTCGTTCCGCGCGTACACCACCGACGACGTCGTCGGCGTCGAGCTCGGCGGCGCGCTCAAGAACGTCATCGCGATCGCGGTCGGCGTCGCCGAGGGGATGGGGCTCGGCCTGAACTCCCGGGCGGCCCTGATCACGCGCGGCCTCGCCGAGCTGACGCGCCTAGCCGTCTCGTGCGGGGCGAACCCGCTCACGCTCGCGGGGCTCGCCGGCATGGGCGATCTCGTGCTGACCTGCACCGGACACCTGAGCCGCAACCTCCAGGTCGGCAACCGCCTGGGGCGCGGGGAGCGCCTCGACGAGATCCTGGGGAGCATGCACATGGTCGCGGAGGGCGTGGCGACGGCGCGATCGGCGATGATCCTCGCGGCGCGCCGCGGCGTCGAGATGCCGATCTCCGAGGCCGTCACCAGGCTCCTCGACGGCGAGACGGCGCCGGCGGACGCGGTGCGCGAGCTCATGGCGAGGCCGCTGCGCTCCGAGCGGGAGCGCTAGCGGTTGGGCCAGTTCCTCAAGCGGCA
Above is a window of Pseudomonadota bacterium DNA encoding:
- a CDS encoding flippase-like domain-containing protein gives rise to the protein MTRGSKRPTRFIIPVLGVALSIAGLAYVYRDFDLDALLESASRIRFLPLAGTILVYWAGTVVLRSLLLRHLLMPLGRIDFLGAYRYICVGFLANNVLPFRAGEMARSAAVHKGSGIPFSSVVGSLALERMLDMGMVAAIALAALQFAPLPGALRNAALGTAGVVVLGLAVVVMLARRRWREADGEAKGPIQAFLWTNWVRFSAGLKTMASARAFGIALALVAGLWGLTLVSMAFRLEAFDLEATPSLALTLLACLGFGVAIPSAPGYVGVYHAAAAFALSLHGVDHATAAAYALFSWLLDIGVSSAFGAVSLSIEGLRLADLRKKAPAAGE
- a CDS encoding NAD(P)-dependent glycerol-3-phosphate dehydrogenase, which codes for MKGQHQPNFDVAVVGGGSMGTALAKLLGDGGRRVAMWVYEAELADRINETRANELFLPGAKLPETVVATSSLERALDGVGTVLSVMPAQFVRSVWAAGARHLAEGASVVSASKGVETGSAQLMSEVLAEALPGAAGRLAFLSGPSFAKEIAAGQPTAVVIASANADLAVRIQQLVSTASFRAYTTDDVVGVELGGALKNVIAIAVGVAEGMGLGLNSRAALITRGLAELTRLAVSCGANPLTLAGLAGMGDLVLTCTGHLSRNLQVGNRLGRGERLDEILGSMHMVAEGVATARSAMILAARRGVEMPISEAVTRLLDGETAPADAVRELMARPLRSERER